One segment of Megachile rotundata isolate GNS110a chromosome 6, iyMegRotu1, whole genome shotgun sequence DNA contains the following:
- the LOC100878371 gene encoding peroxiredoxin-6 isoform X1, with amino-acid sequence MRLNSIIPNFEAETTQGPINFYTWQGNSWVVLFSHPADFTPVCTTELGRLAVHQPHFERRNTKLLAHSVDKLKDHVDWVNDIKSYCQDICGAFPYPIIADPDRSLAVKLDMIDEGSKDDPDSAQTVRALYIISPDHRVRLSLHYPTSTGRNVDEILRVIDSLQLVDRKPGIATPANWVPGEKVMILPTVKDEELPKLFPKGVDKVTMPSGKVYVRTTTDY; translated from the exons ATGAGACTTAATTCTATCATCCCTAACTTTGAGGCAGAAACAACTCAAGGACCcattaatttctatacttggCAAGGAAATTC atGGGTTGTTCTATTTTCCCACCCTGCTGATTTCACCCCAGTTTGTACCACGGAATTAGGACGTTTAGCAGTACACCAGCCTCATTTTGAACGTAGGAACACAAAACTTCTAGCTCATTCTGTTGATAAACTGAAGGATCATGTTGACTGGGTTAAT gaTATCAAATCCTATTGCCAAGATATTTGTGGAGCCTTCCCTTATCCAATTATTGCTGATCCTGATAGAAGTTTGGCAGTGAAACTGGATATGATTGATGAAGGAAGCAAAGATGATCCAGATTCAGCACAAACTGTTCGAGCTCTATATATCATAAGCCCCGATCATCGTGTACGCTTATCATTACATTATCCAACATCTACTGGTCGCAATGTAGA tgAAATATTGAGAGTCATAGACTCTTTGCAACTTGTTGATAGAAAACCTGGAATAGCAACTCCCGCTAACTGGGTG CCAGGGGAAAAGGTTATGATTCTTCCTACAGTGAAGGATGAGGAACTTCCTAAACTTTTCCCTAAAGGAGTTGATAAAGTAACAATGCCTTCAGGAAAGGTTTATGTACGCACAACCACAGATTATTAA